The following nucleotide sequence is from Campylobacter coli 76339.
ATGATGAGCTAAATCTTAAAATGGCAGGAATGCACGGAAGCTATACGGCTAATATGGCTTTAAGTGAATGTGATTTATTAGTAGCAATAGGTGCGCGTTTTGATGATAGGATTACAGGAAAAACAAGTGAATTTGCTAAACATTCTAAAATAGTACATATTGATATAGATCCAAGTTCTATTTCTAAGATCATCAATGCGCATTTTCCTATAGTTGGCGATATCAAAGAAGTGGTTAAAGAGCTTTTAGAAGAATTGAAAAAAAATCAATTTAAATCAAACAATCACGAATGGAGACAAACCCTTAAGCGTTATGATGAGCTTTATCCTTTAGCTTATGAAGATAGTGATGAGGTTTTAAAACCTCAATGGGTGATACAAGAATGCGCAAAACTTGCTCCAGATGCAAGGATAATTACTGATGTGGGACAACATCAAATGTGGGTCGCACAATTTTATCCTTTTAATTATCCAAGACAGCTTGCAACCAGCGGTGGACAAGGAACAATGGGATATTCTTTACCTGCTGCTTTGGGTGCAAAACTTGCAGTAGGAGAAGAAGTTGTTGTAAATTTTGTGGGTGATGGTTCTGTTTTAATGAATATTCAAGAGCTAATGACAGCTTATGAGAATGGCATTAAAACTATAAATATTATTTTAAATAATTCATTCTTAGGAATGGTTCGTCAGTGGCAAAGTATGTTTTATCAGGAGCATTTTTCGGCTACGGATTTAAGTTTACAAGCAGATTTTGTAAAAATAGCCGAAGGTTTTGGGTGTGAAGGATACAATGTAAAAACAAAAGATGAATTTCGTACAGCATTTAAGCAGGCTTTGGAGTCCAATAAAACAAGCTTACTTAATGTATCTATAGATCGTTTCGAAGATGTACTTCCTATGGTGCCAGCAGGCGGGGCTATTTATAATATGATTTTACCAAAATTAAAGGATAAGCAATGAGACGTGTTTTATCGGTTATAGTTTTAAATGAACATGGTGTGCTTTCTCGTATTGTAGGACTTTTTTCGGGTAGAGGCTATAATATCGATAGCTTGACCGTTGCCCCTTTGCCAGGTGGAGAATTTTCTCGTATTAATATAGTAACTTTTGGGGATGAGCGTGTTTTTGAACAAATAGTAAAGCAGTTGCACAAACTCATACCTACTTATAAAGTAATAGAAAGAGATGAATTTATAGAAAAAGAAATGGCACTTGTAAAAATTCCACTTAATGAAAATTTGGGTGGACTTGATGCCGTTTTGAAAGCTTATAATGGTACTATTGCAAACAGTAATGAAAATTTTCTTTTCTTACTTGTAGCTGATGATACAAATCGCATAGAGAATTTTCTAAAAACAATTAAAAAATACAATCCTAGCGATATCGTTCGTAGCGGATCGGTTTTAATGGAGCTTAAATGAGATTAAAAGAAATAGCGGAATTTTTA
It contains:
- a CDS encoding Acetolactate synthase large subunit, encoding MRKISGSAMICEALKEENVKIVFGYPGGAALNIYDEIYLQKYFKHILVRHEQAAVHAADAYARMSGEVGVAVVTSGPGFTNTITGLATAYSDSIPLVLISGQVANSLIGTDAFQEIDAVGISRPCVKHNYLVTCIEEFPRILKEAFYIAKSGRKGPVHIDVPKDVSAALGIWDYPKEISMKTYKPVYKGNSKQIKKLAETLEEAKRPLFYLGGGCIASNAANEIRELVKITQIPAVETLMALGTLRSDDELNLKMAGMHGSYTANMALSECDLLVAIGARFDDRITGKTSEFAKHSKIVHIDIDPSSISKIINAHFPIVGDIKEVVKELLEELKKNQFKSNNHEWRQTLKRYDELYPLAYEDSDEVLKPQWVIQECAKLAPDARIITDVGQHQMWVAQFYPFNYPRQLATSGGQGTMGYSLPAALGAKLAVGEEVVVNFVGDGSVLMNIQELMTAYENGIKTINIILNNSFLGMVRQWQSMFYQEHFSATDLSLQADFVKIAEGFGCEGYNVKTKDEFRTAFKQALESNKTSLLNVSIDRFEDVLPMVPAGGAIYNMILPKLKDKQ
- a CDS encoding Acetolactate synthase small subunit; this translates as MRRVLSVIVLNEHGVLSRIVGLFSGRGYNIDSLTVAPLPGGEFSRINIVTFGDERVFEQIVKQLHKLIPTYKVIERDEFIEKEMALVKIPLNENLGGLDAVLKAYNGTIANSNENFLFLLVADDTNRIENFLKTIKKYNPSDIVRSGSVLMELK